A region of Salmo salar chromosome ssa17, Ssal_v3.1, whole genome shotgun sequence DNA encodes the following proteins:
- the LOC106575843 gene encoding uncharacterized protein isoform X1, protein MGPRDCWSWTSLPLTILVVLLFPWDAHGQDSDCFPEIRVTRNTVWKASPGKQLKINCSVVLCSNLQPPLLWCKVDESNNCNTVNTTTLIQTQWTNFTNTTGILFLVFTSISIDDAGLYRCALNEASVSHSVNVTVSESVEDTTVVYQKNETTNSTLSQRDSFLEWVWPYVYSSAGIVVFVIVVITISMLSLRGCKGACPARKSRKEDQTVNRYMAIPMTQQAFPRPNPQPHHRPSIRSHQAQPRPQAQPWPQAQAQAQPTPPPDCIYDNAPARGPRRTHPAPVQDAANQVAVPVDRDDTYSNGKEKEEESDIMYAALNHQVKPRAAPRPAQPQEEGSEYAAIRVS, encoded by the exons GTCAAGATTCTGATTGTTTCCCAGAGATTAGAGTGACACGGAACACAGTATGGAAGGCTTCACCTGGGAAACAACTGAAGATTAACTGTTCTGTTGTTTTATGTTCCAACTTACAACCACCATTACTATGGTGTAAGGTTGATGAATCAAACAACTGCAATACTGTCAACACAACAACTCTCATTCAAACACAGTGGACCaattttacaaacactacagggatCTTATTTCTGGTCTTCACCAGCATTTCCATAGACGATGCAGGTCTATACAGGTGTGCATTAAATGAAGCCTCTGTGAGTCATTCTGTCAATGTTACTGTCTCAG AGAGTGTTGAGGACACCACAGTTGTCTATCAGAAGAACGAAACAACCA ACAGTACACTGAGTCAGAGGGACAGCTTCCTGGAGTGGGTGTGGCCTTATGTTTACTCCTCGGCTGGGATTGTGGTGTTTGTCATCGTGGTGATAACCATATCCATGCTCTCATTGCGTGGTTGTAAAG GTGCCTGTCCGGCCAGGAAGTCAAGGAAAGAGGACCAAACAGTGAACCGG TATATGGCTATACCAATGACCCAGCAAGCATTCCCACGAcccaacccccaaccccaccacagACCAAGCATCCGATCCCACCAAGCCCAGCCCCGGCCCCAAGCCCAGCCCTGGCCCCAAGCCCAGGCGCAAGCCCAGCCCACCCCACCGCCGGACTGTATCTATGACAACGCACCTGCCAGGGGCCCACGTCGCACTCATCCGGCACCCGTCCAAGATGCAGCCAATCAGGTAGCTGTCCCGGTGGACAGGGATGATACCTATAGCAacgggaaggagaaagaggaagagagtgatATCATGTACGCAGCGCTCAACCATCAGGTAAAGCCTCGAGCCGCACCGCGCCCTGCACAGCCTCAGGAGGAGGGCTCAGAGTACGCAGCCATACGAGTGTCCTGA
- the LOC106575843 gene encoding uncharacterized protein isoform X2 encodes MGPRDCWSWTSLPLTILVVLLFPWDAHGQDSDCFPEIRVTRNTVWKASPGKQLKINCSVVLCSNLQPPLLWCKVDESNNCNTVNTTTLIQTQWTNFTNTTGILFLVFTSISIDDAGLYRCALNEASVSHSVNVTVSDSTLSQRDSFLEWVWPYVYSSAGIVVFVIVVITISMLSLRGCKGACPARKSRKEDQTVNRYMAIPMTQQAFPRPNPQPHHRPSIRSHQAQPRPQAQPWPQAQAQAQPTPPPDCIYDNAPARGPRRTHPAPVQDAANQVAVPVDRDDTYSNGKEKEEESDIMYAALNHQVKPRAAPRPAQPQEEGSEYAAIRVS; translated from the exons GTCAAGATTCTGATTGTTTCCCAGAGATTAGAGTGACACGGAACACAGTATGGAAGGCTTCACCTGGGAAACAACTGAAGATTAACTGTTCTGTTGTTTTATGTTCCAACTTACAACCACCATTACTATGGTGTAAGGTTGATGAATCAAACAACTGCAATACTGTCAACACAACAACTCTCATTCAAACACAGTGGACCaattttacaaacactacagggatCTTATTTCTGGTCTTCACCAGCATTTCCATAGACGATGCAGGTCTATACAGGTGTGCATTAAATGAAGCCTCTGTGAGTCATTCTGTCAATGTTACTGTCTCAG ACAGTACACTGAGTCAGAGGGACAGCTTCCTGGAGTGGGTGTGGCCTTATGTTTACTCCTCGGCTGGGATTGTGGTGTTTGTCATCGTGGTGATAACCATATCCATGCTCTCATTGCGTGGTTGTAAAG GTGCCTGTCCGGCCAGGAAGTCAAGGAAAGAGGACCAAACAGTGAACCGG TATATGGCTATACCAATGACCCAGCAAGCATTCCCACGAcccaacccccaaccccaccacagACCAAGCATCCGATCCCACCAAGCCCAGCCCCGGCCCCAAGCCCAGCCCTGGCCCCAAGCCCAGGCGCAAGCCCAGCCCACCCCACCGCCGGACTGTATCTATGACAACGCACCTGCCAGGGGCCCACGTCGCACTCATCCGGCACCCGTCCAAGATGCAGCCAATCAGGTAGCTGTCCCGGTGGACAGGGATGATACCTATAGCAacgggaaggagaaagaggaagagagtgatATCATGTACGCAGCGCTCAACCATCAGGTAAAGCCTCGAGCCGCACCGCGCCCTGCACAGCCTCAGGAGGAGGGCTCAGAGTACGCAGCCATACGAGTGTCCTGA